The following are encoded in a window of Solibacillus sp. FSL R7-0668 genomic DNA:
- a CDS encoding IS110 family transposase has product MKHVVALDVSKGKSTVAIYDQYRQCEFEGELNHSRIDFEKLHEQMKEIKVRDGQAPEIVFEATGVYSKPVETFLIDYGYTYCRMNPLEANLQMASMRRNKTDISDAHELAKTHFKMEREPTYVQDDYYEQMRGLTRYYDEMDEEITLLKSRMHALLHLSFPELEQLITPRSALFLNIVQLYPHPTFLLAHSKMVIKNRLKANTRKNLSLARAEEKAVLLLEAARNSYPAIKETDIRCDQIRDYASRISDLVEKKELLVKQMTKMSQERNEYQVLHSIPGIGDTTACRIIGELGDIKRFKNAKQLNAYVGIDIMRYQSGNTQYRDRINKRGNKKLRKILFFMIQTMITLRKKTRNHLVDYYDKLKTQPQRKPHKVAIIACINKFLKMAFQLLTQNILYDYESALPAQKS; this is encoded by the coding sequence ATGAAACATGTTGTGGCGTTAGATGTAAGTAAAGGAAAAAGTACCGTTGCGATTTATGATCAATATCGACAATGCGAGTTTGAAGGTGAACTCAATCATTCACGTATTGACTTTGAAAAATTGCATGAACAAATGAAGGAAATTAAAGTGCGAGATGGACAAGCTCCTGAAATTGTTTTCGAAGCAACAGGTGTTTACTCAAAACCAGTGGAAACATTTTTAATTGATTATGGCTATACATATTGTCGGATGAATCCACTTGAAGCGAACCTACAAATGGCTTCAATGCGCCGAAATAAAACAGATATTAGTGACGCGCATGAGCTAGCGAAAACCCATTTTAAAATGGAACGTGAGCCAACTTATGTACAAGATGATTATTATGAACAGATGCGTGGACTTACACGTTATTATGACGAGATGGATGAGGAAATCACATTATTAAAAAGCAGAATGCATGCGCTTTTACACCTTAGTTTTCCAGAGCTTGAACAATTGATCACACCACGTTCAGCGCTCTTTTTAAACATTGTTCAGTTGTATCCTCATCCAACTTTTTTATTAGCACATTCAAAAATGGTGATTAAAAATCGGTTAAAGGCCAATACACGAAAAAATTTGTCATTAGCACGTGCTGAGGAAAAAGCTGTGCTATTACTAGAGGCAGCTAGGAATAGTTATCCAGCGATTAAAGAGACCGATATTCGCTGCGATCAAATTCGTGATTACGCATCTCGTATATCCGATTTAGTGGAGAAAAAAGAATTACTTGTGAAACAAATGACGAAGATGTCGCAGGAACGTAATGAATATCAAGTGCTTCATTCAATTCCTGGTATTGGGGATACAACGGCCTGCCGAATCATTGGTGAACTAGGTGATATAAAACGCTTCAAAAACGCGAAACAATTGAATGCATATGTAGGGATTGATATTATGCGCTATCAGTCTGGTAACACACAGTATCGTGACCGCATTAATAAGCGGGGCAATAAAAAGTTGCGAAAAATCCTTTTCTTTATGATTCAGACAATGATTACATTACGAAAAAAGACAAGGAATCACCTTGTAGATTATTACGATAAATTAAAAACGCAACCTCAGAGGAAGCCTCACAAGGTCGCGATTATTGCTTGTATCAATAAGTTTCTGAAAATGGCTTTTCAGTTACTGACACAAAACATTCTGTACGATTATGAGTCCGCACTACCAGCTCAGAAATCGTAA
- a CDS encoding Fic/DOC family protein produces MDPYVYPNSSVLINKLNILDEQELIDVEAQLLIAGIIDIHSIMDDLDFRKYSSLQTIHRFLFEELYTWAGEFRTINIYKSERVLNGLSITYSNKSQIISDLKRIFKWAEQIQWTHQNPQLPSQFAKLLTDIWRVHPYREGNTRTVSIFMKLFADKHNLTFNAELLSQNAGYLRNALVMAGVDEAPEPSYLHRIITDALSLSENEIVHQTDSNSEKYQSIGQYDVSNYEGKPFNTKTDESQ; encoded by the coding sequence ATGGATCCATACGTATATCCAAACTCCAGCGTTTTAATTAATAAACTAAATATCCTCGATGAACAGGAACTTATCGATGTTGAAGCACAATTACTAATCGCCGGAATCATTGATATTCATTCAATTATGGATGATTTAGATTTTCGTAAGTATAGCTCTTTACAAACGATTCACCGTTTTTTATTCGAAGAACTCTATACATGGGCTGGCGAATTTCGCACAATCAACATTTATAAAAGTGAAAGAGTTTTAAATGGACTCTCCATTACGTATAGCAATAAATCTCAAATCATTAGCGATTTAAAACGAATTTTCAAATGGGCTGAACAAATTCAATGGACACATCAAAATCCACAGCTACCTTCTCAGTTTGCAAAACTTTTGACAGATATTTGGCGTGTACATCCTTATCGTGAAGGAAATACGCGAACCGTTTCAATATTTATGAAATTATTTGCTGATAAACATAACTTAACCTTTAATGCAGAGCTTCTTTCTCAAAACGCAGGCTATTTACGAAACGCTCTAGTAATGGCCGGTGTAGATGAAGCACCCGAACCTAGCTATTTGCATCGTATCATTACCGATGCATTAAGTTTAAGCGAAAATGAGATAGTTCATCAGACTGATTCAAATTCAGAAAAGTATCAATCAATTGGGCAATACGATGTGTCCAACTACGAAGGAAAACCGTTTAATACAAAAACAGACGAATCACAATGA
- a CDS encoding antitoxin VbhA family protein gives MNLNSRLERQKQIQFAVGMAALDGGKPTSFTQSLLNQYENGQVTSGQLKQAILQKYVKASN, from the coding sequence ATGAATTTAAATTCGCGTTTAGAACGACAAAAACAAATTCAATTTGCTGTGGGTATGGCTGCACTTGATGGTGGGAAACCGACTTCGTTCACACAAAGCTTGTTAAACCAATATGAAAATGGTCAAGTAACTTCTGGTCAGTTAAAACAAGCAATTCTTCAAAAATACGTAAAGGCTTCTAACTAA
- a CDS encoding S-layer homology domain-containing protein: MESERKTQMSKKLFLGLLAMTVASPVMVAPVQAQNVKVEISQEFKDVPRNYPTYTEIMAMRNQGIIGGYPDNTFRPSQAISRVHTAALFVRSLDLKPVREGKEFKDVPKSSPYYNDVQAVYRAGIFDGNPNGTFGVNDNLTRAQMAKVLVAAFDLPIKKGYIFSDIGANHWAKDDISTLYSHGITVGDNGMFKPNQSVSRAQYAVFLYRALNPDKAPKPSKPLSPNPPVVKPEPKPENKVKPNPPHSNNVPNITITGSVPGANKVSQIPGKIEYSFIKSLPGGGKITSVEMLGSTSGNFSVAIDGKDKNGGIIFAVKSKIDDKAHYVFSAPALTPEAFEQIEEWADMFLEVHEK, translated from the coding sequence ATGGAAAGTGAGCGGAAGACACAAATGAGTAAAAAGCTGTTTTTAGGACTTTTGGCAATGACGGTTGCTTCACCTGTAATGGTAGCTCCTGTACAAGCTCAAAATGTTAAGGTAGAGATTTCTCAAGAATTTAAAGATGTACCAAGAAATTATCCAACATATACGGAAATTATGGCAATGCGCAATCAAGGGATCATTGGTGGTTATCCAGACAACACATTCCGGCCATCACAAGCTATCAGCCGTGTACACACTGCGGCACTTTTCGTACGTTCTCTTGACTTAAAGCCAGTACGTGAAGGAAAAGAGTTCAAAGACGTACCGAAATCAAGTCCGTATTATAACGATGTACAGGCAGTATACCGCGCTGGTATTTTCGACGGAAATCCAAACGGCACATTTGGTGTGAACGACAATTTAACGCGTGCTCAAATGGCAAAAGTGTTAGTCGCAGCATTTGATTTACCAATCAAAAAGGGTTATATTTTTAGCGACATCGGTGCGAACCACTGGGCAAAAGACGACATTTCAACGCTTTACTCACACGGTATTACAGTGGGTGATAACGGAATGTTCAAACCGAACCAATCGGTATCACGCGCACAATACGCCGTATTCTTATACCGCGCATTGAATCCAGATAAAGCACCGAAACCAAGTAAGCCGTTAAGTCCGAACCCACCAGTTGTGAAGCCAGAACCAAAACCTGAGAATAAAGTTAAACCAAACCCACCACATTCAAATAATGTCCCAAATATTACTATCACAGGTTCAGTTCCAGGTGCTAATAAAGTAAGCCAAATTCCTGGTAAAATTGAGTACTCATTCATTAAATCCTTACCAGGTGGTGGAAAAATCACTAGTGTTGAAATGTTAGGATCTACAAGTGGAAACTTCTCAGTAGCAATTGACGGTAAAGATAAAAATGGTGGAATTATTTTTGCTGTGAAAAGTAAAATTGATGACAAAGCACACTATGTCTTTAGCGCCCCTGCATTAACTCCTGAAGCATTTGAACAAATTGAAGAATGGGCTGACATGTTCCTAGAAGTTCACGAAAAGTAA
- a CDS encoding RNA polymerase sigma factor, with protein sequence MDDQAIIKKVLAGDKNAFAAIIQTYKNPLYATILRMTYDAQLAQDLVQEAFIKIYEQLANYKATGSFKSWLYRVAMNHCMDELRKKQYQYKNEPIEDEQLVEKNHPEVVYLKRERERQLERLLSQLPEQERMILLLRYNNECSYEEISELLHISVSDVRNKLHRSKKKMRQQVKEGGEYYELSERG encoded by the coding sequence ATGGACGATCAAGCGATTATAAAAAAAGTATTGGCAGGGGATAAAAATGCCTTTGCAGCAATTATTCAAACATATAAAAACCCACTTTATGCCACGATTTTACGCATGACGTATGATGCACAGCTGGCGCAGGACCTTGTACAGGAAGCGTTCATTAAAATTTATGAACAACTAGCAAACTATAAGGCAACGGGCTCATTTAAAAGCTGGCTATACCGTGTTGCGATGAACCATTGTATGGATGAGCTACGAAAAAAACAATATCAATATAAGAATGAGCCCATTGAAGATGAGCAGCTCGTTGAAAAAAATCACCCGGAAGTCGTGTATTTGAAAAGGGAAAGAGAGCGGCAATTAGAACGATTGTTGAGCCAATTACCTGAACAGGAGCGGATGATTTTATTGTTGCGCTATAACAATGAATGCAGCTATGAAGAAATTAGTGAGCTGCTGCATATTTCAGTGTCGGATGTACGCAATAAATTACATCGTTCCAAGAAAAAAATGCGTCAGCAAGTAAAAGAGGGAGGCGAATATTATGAACTGTCCGAGCGTGGATAA
- a CDS encoding DUF4179 domain-containing protein yields the protein MNCPSVDKLTQYADQLLTQEEQQNIEKHLKQCGSCQQIVALFEGEDQFLKDTLQAPTLPDDFEAQILAQVKPYKKKRTLWKVGSGVAAAAVLSVGILTAVSPSFAQLITSFFSTELVDTGLQEAEILGFVEAVNYEVTSNGLTVRVDEVMADSTRIAFTYQIIDKNGKIKNPHFDNWNEKNNMKFVNKNNEELPQEDYGSWSYKEGDIGFFELRTPNVTEDVLLKWQIRDINGKEGNWDMDIPIPIEKALASMTIVDLQNATYAQQNVSVTFEEARFSPSATEINYTTAFTKPLKETKLSAKVHTPPEVDVAYTIEAENGELLATNFTFGRYFGENNGVISALGSTSEDQQQKTIKEMFIPIKAEKPTLVVAGFLNHETVEKSVKFRPSNLENSNKDKPILLLNDEPVIIKSMKQVNKTSWKMDWPFIQRERYTEIMIDYDREKIKEELDSWVLEDSKGELYTAYNNGDSLLVYGLDSLDDEFTLHLTKVVKFNPLEEPWRLPLYE from the coding sequence ATGAACTGTCCGAGCGTGGATAAGCTAACACAATATGCGGATCAATTATTAACTCAAGAGGAACAGCAAAACATTGAAAAACACCTCAAACAATGTGGGAGCTGCCAGCAGATTGTTGCGTTATTTGAAGGGGAAGATCAATTTTTAAAAGACACCCTTCAAGCACCAACGTTACCAGATGATTTTGAAGCGCAAATTTTAGCACAAGTAAAGCCGTATAAGAAAAAACGTACCCTTTGGAAAGTTGGCTCAGGTGTCGCGGCAGCAGCGGTTTTGTCTGTTGGTATTTTGACGGCAGTCAGTCCCAGCTTTGCGCAGTTGATTACGAGCTTCTTTTCTACTGAGCTGGTAGATACAGGCTTACAGGAGGCAGAGATACTTGGATTTGTAGAAGCGGTCAATTATGAGGTGACGAGCAACGGGCTAACGGTACGGGTGGATGAGGTAATGGCAGATTCAACGCGAATTGCCTTCACATATCAAATTATCGATAAAAATGGCAAGATAAAAAATCCCCATTTTGATAATTGGAACGAAAAGAATAACATGAAATTTGTGAATAAAAACAATGAGGAATTGCCACAAGAAGATTACGGATCGTGGAGCTACAAAGAAGGGGATATCGGCTTTTTCGAATTGAGAACACCCAACGTGACAGAGGACGTGCTACTAAAATGGCAAATTCGGGACATCAATGGCAAGGAAGGTAATTGGGATATGGACATTCCGATTCCAATCGAAAAAGCGCTAGCCTCGATGACAATCGTGGATTTACAAAACGCAACATATGCACAGCAAAATGTAAGCGTCACATTTGAAGAAGCGCGATTTTCGCCATCTGCAACGGAAATTAACTATACAACTGCTTTTACAAAGCCATTAAAAGAAACGAAGCTATCAGCAAAGGTTCATACACCACCAGAAGTAGATGTAGCCTATACAATTGAAGCTGAAAATGGCGAGCTACTTGCAACGAATTTTACTTTTGGTCGCTATTTTGGTGAGAATAATGGTGTGATTTCAGCACTAGGTTCAACTTCTGAGGATCAGCAACAAAAGACCATAAAAGAAATGTTTATCCCTATAAAGGCAGAAAAACCAACCCTCGTTGTTGCAGGCTTTTTAAATCATGAAACGGTTGAGAAGTCGGTAAAGTTCCGGCCTTCAAACTTGGAAAATTCTAATAAGGATAAACCGATACTTTTATTGAATGATGAGCCTGTCATCATAAAGTCTATGAAACAAGTGAATAAAACAAGTTGGAAAATGGATTGGCCATTTATACAGCGAGAGCGCTATACAGAAATAATGATTGATTATGACCGAGAAAAAATAAAAGAGGAACTGGATAGCTGGGTATTAGAGGATTCAAAGGGCGAATTGTATACCGCTTATAATAATGGAGATAGCTTGCTCGTTTACGGGCTAGATTCCTTAGATGATGAATTTACGCTCCATTTGACGAAAGTTGTGAAATTTAATCCGTTAGAAGAACCTTGGCGCCTTCCACTTTATGAATAG
- a CDS encoding nitric oxide synthase oxygenase, producing the protein MNQTLTETLQQRIEFLHLYKQETKQSDAWLEQRLQQAQQPDFILTTDELTYGARVAWRNSNKCIGRLFWNSLTVFDRRELLEEQQIFEALVAHINYATNDGKIRPAISIFDPTRVRIWNHQLIRYAGYETEAGIIGDSDSLDFTKVCEQLGWQGKYTNYDVLPLVIQVDDREPQVFELPSQAVLEVEITHPDYDFSELQMQWYAVPIISSMRFTIAGVEYQAAPFNGWYMGTEIGARNLADDYRYNFLPEVAQVMGLDTTRNASLWKDRALVELNLAVLHSYKKAGVSIVDHHTAAQQFQLFQQQEQDHQREVTGNWVWLVPPLSPATTSIYHQPINNTVKKPNYFYQQQPY; encoded by the coding sequence ATGAATCAAACGCTTACAGAAACATTACAGCAACGAATTGAATTTCTTCATTTATATAAACAAGAAACAAAGCAGTCAGACGCTTGGCTTGAGCAGCGCCTACAGCAGGCACAACAACCGGATTTTATATTAACAACCGATGAACTCACATATGGAGCACGTGTTGCCTGGCGCAATAGCAATAAGTGCATTGGGCGTTTGTTTTGGAACAGCTTAACCGTGTTTGATCGCCGAGAATTACTAGAAGAACAGCAAATTTTCGAGGCATTGGTAGCACATATCAACTATGCAACAAATGATGGCAAAATTCGACCGGCCATTTCAATATTTGACCCGACACGTGTGCGCATCTGGAATCATCAGCTCATTCGTTATGCGGGCTATGAAACCGAAGCAGGCATTATAGGGGACTCGGATTCGCTTGATTTTACGAAGGTTTGTGAGCAGTTGGGCTGGCAAGGGAAATATACAAATTACGATGTACTGCCACTTGTGATTCAAGTAGATGATCGGGAGCCACAAGTATTTGAGCTTCCGTCACAAGCCGTATTAGAGGTGGAGATTACGCATCCGGATTATGATTTTAGTGAGCTACAGATGCAATGGTATGCCGTACCCATTATTTCGAGCATGCGCTTTACGATTGCGGGTGTAGAATATCAAGCAGCACCATTTAACGGCTGGTATATGGGTACGGAAATCGGCGCCCGCAACTTAGCGGATGATTACCGCTATAACTTTTTACCAGAAGTCGCACAAGTAATGGGGCTAGATACAACTCGAAATGCTTCTTTATGGAAGGACCGTGCGTTAGTGGAGCTTAATTTAGCGGTGCTGCATTCCTATAAAAAAGCAGGTGTCAGCATTGTGGATCACCATACAGCCGCCCAGCAATTTCAGTTATTCCAACAGCAAGAGCAGGATCATCAGCGGGAGGTAACAGGCAACTGGGTATGGCTTGTGCCACCATTGTCACCAGCAACAACTTCGATTTATCATCAACCAATAAACAACACGGTGAAAAAACCAAATTATTTTTATCAACAACAGCCGTATTAA
- a CDS encoding IS1182 family transposase: MFKDYNMNQLTLPLDLEIKLQKNDIAFVIHELVESIPNEAFAPFIQHTGCPSYHPRMMLKIILCGYTQSTFSGRRIEDLTKDSVRMMWLAQGYEPSYRTINRFRVHPVMQELIRQCFVQFRCQLVEEKLIDLEAIFIDGTKIEADANKFTFVWKRAIEKYEASLIEKSNRLYEELLQHQIIPAIERESDEQLSISELKEMAEKLEEVVADYTEKIEASTQAEERKALRSARKTPKQLLKQVSEWVTRKEKYARDFEIFGTRNSYSKTDQDATFMRMKDDYMKNGQLKAGYNVQIATEGQYTLAYGVYPNPTDTKTLTPFLDRIETDFFALPKHIVADAGYGSEANYQDILEKRHCEALITYNQFRKEQTKKYKQDPFKTSNWAYDEKTDTYTCPNGQVLTFRYTSKRKDKDGFERTFQVYECENCTGCPFRANCTKAEEGKHRKLAVNVRWAQQKEYVRMKLSEEKAGHLYAQRKTDVEPVFGFLKANLGFTRFSVRGESKVEIETGIALMAVNIRKYVARG, from the coding sequence ATGTTTAAAGATTATAACATGAATCAATTAACTTTACCGCTTGATTTAGAAATCAAATTACAAAAAAATGATATTGCGTTTGTCATTCATGAATTGGTTGAAAGTATTCCCAATGAAGCATTTGCGCCATTTATCCAACATACAGGTTGCCCTTCGTATCATCCACGTATGATGTTGAAAATTATTTTATGTGGCTACACACAATCGACGTTTTCAGGGCGTCGTATCGAGGATTTAACAAAAGATAGCGTGCGCATGATGTGGCTTGCGCAAGGCTACGAACCAAGTTATCGTACGATTAATCGCTTCCGTGTTCATCCCGTGATGCAGGAATTAATTCGCCAATGTTTCGTGCAATTCCGTTGCCAATTGGTTGAGGAAAAACTCATTGATCTAGAAGCCATTTTCATTGATGGTACAAAAATCGAAGCAGATGCGAATAAATTTACGTTTGTGTGGAAACGTGCGATTGAAAAATATGAGGCGAGTCTCATCGAAAAATCAAACCGTTTGTATGAAGAACTGCTTCAACACCAAATCATTCCGGCCATTGAGCGCGAATCAGACGAACAATTATCAATTTCTGAGTTAAAAGAAATGGCAGAAAAGCTAGAAGAAGTGGTTGCCGATTATACAGAAAAAATCGAAGCGTCTACGCAAGCCGAAGAACGAAAAGCGTTACGAAGTGCCCGCAAAACACCGAAGCAACTATTGAAACAAGTATCGGAATGGGTCACACGCAAAGAAAAGTACGCGCGTGATTTTGAGATTTTCGGCACACGGAATAGCTATTCGAAGACCGATCAAGATGCGACCTTTATGCGCATGAAAGACGATTATATGAAGAATGGTCAATTAAAAGCAGGTTATAATGTACAAATTGCGACAGAAGGACAATACACATTGGCATACGGCGTCTACCCGAACCCAACGGATACGAAAACATTGACGCCCTTTTTAGATCGCATCGAAACGGATTTTTTTGCCTTACCGAAACACATTGTGGCGGACGCTGGGTATGGCAGCGAAGCCAATTATCAGGATATTTTAGAGAAGCGCCACTGTGAGGCACTCATCACGTATAACCAATTCCGAAAAGAACAGACGAAAAAATATAAACAAGATCCATTCAAAACGAGCAACTGGGCGTATGATGAAAAAACAGATACGTATACGTGTCCAAACGGGCAAGTGTTAACGTTCCGCTATACGTCGAAACGAAAAGATAAAGACGGATTTGAGCGTACGTTCCAAGTGTATGAATGTGAAAACTGCACAGGTTGTCCGTTTCGTGCTAATTGTACAAAAGCCGAGGAAGGTAAGCATCGGAAACTGGCGGTGAATGTGCGCTGGGCACAACAAAAAGAATATGTACGCATGAAGCTTTCAGAAGAAAAAGCTGGACATTTGTATGCGCAACGCAAAACAGATGTAGAACCAGTTTTTGGATTTCTGAAAGCTAATTTAGGTTTCACGCGATTTTCGGTTCGTGGGGAATCGAAGGTCGAGATTGAGACGGGCATTGCATTGATGGCCGTGAATATCCGGAAATACGTGGCAAGGGGGTAA
- a CDS encoding restriction endonuclease yields MRKKRRRNKKRIPIFPLLFIALAGYAGWSVHPTFEGIGYGIACYFVLYIMLKLWLKSRKTAKLRKSGIREVDQMSGEDFERFLGELFKRRGFKVSYTATSGDYGADLILKDGQDVIAVQAKRYSSSVGVKAVQEIIGAVKMYNATEAWVVTNSHFTRQAEKLADINDVYLIDREELIQLILNKK; encoded by the coding sequence TTGCGGAAAAAGAGAAGACGAAATAAAAAGCGCATACCGATCTTCCCGCTTTTGTTCATTGCATTAGCAGGATATGCCGGCTGGTCTGTTCACCCTACTTTTGAGGGCATTGGTTACGGGATTGCTTGCTATTTCGTACTATATATCATGTTAAAGCTTTGGCTGAAGTCACGGAAAACAGCCAAGCTTCGTAAATCGGGCATTCGGGAAGTTGACCAAATGAGCGGTGAAGACTTTGAACGTTTTTTAGGGGAGTTATTTAAGCGCCGCGGCTTTAAAGTGAGCTATACCGCTACAAGTGGCGATTATGGGGCAGACTTAATTTTAAAGGATGGTCAAGATGTGATTGCGGTTCAGGCAAAGCGCTATTCAAGCTCGGTTGGTGTCAAAGCCGTACAGGAAATTATCGGGGCAGTCAAAATGTACAACGCCACAGAAGCTTGGGTTGTAACGAACTCGCACTTCACCAGACAAGCGGAAAAATTGGCGGACATTAACGACGTCTATTTAATCGATCGCGAAGAATTGATTCAGTTGATTTTAAATAAAAAGTAA
- a CDS encoding CynX/NimT family MFS transporter yields the protein MNTEQVNYQSKKILSNKQLLFFMIVIFLFASTLRAPITVVGPITSFIRDGLEISNGLAGFLTTIPLLAFAVVSPFAPRIARKFGMEWTLFYSVILLCTGIILRSIGVTSLLVLGTVLIGVAIAFGNVLIPSYFKLKFPLHIGLLTGIYTVSMNISSGVAVGLSFPIAQSAGWQIALGFSIILVLLTLMVWLPLLRNSKVEMHTSSVQTIQKRMWQKPLAWAIAGAMGFQSFIFYCSAAWIPEIFISQGLDATSAGWMVSVMQLSQIPMTFIVPIIAGKMTSQRPIAFLFTICYLIGFSGLLFEWTSLAVIWMIFLGFAGGASFGFCLMLFTLRTNTAFEAAELSGFAQSIGYLVAAIGPVLFGFVHDATDSWLVPLVLFIIVAVLLFITSFISAKNRTI from the coding sequence ATGAATACCGAACAAGTAAATTATCAAAGCAAAAAAATACTATCAAACAAGCAGTTGTTATTTTTTATGATTGTCATTTTTTTATTTGCTTCAACATTACGAGCACCGATCACCGTTGTTGGTCCAATTACCTCATTTATTCGTGATGGACTAGAAATTTCAAATGGGTTAGCGGGCTTTCTAACAACGATTCCACTATTAGCTTTTGCTGTGGTGTCACCATTTGCGCCGCGTATTGCACGAAAATTTGGCATGGAGTGGACACTATTTTATTCAGTGATTTTATTGTGTACAGGTATTATTTTACGTTCGATTGGCGTAACATCATTGCTTGTACTTGGGACAGTATTAATTGGCGTAGCAATTGCCTTTGGTAATGTGCTCATTCCGAGTTATTTTAAATTAAAATTCCCATTACATATTGGTTTGTTAACGGGTATTTATACAGTGTCCATGAATATTTCATCTGGGGTTGCAGTTGGATTAAGTTTTCCAATTGCCCAATCTGCTGGCTGGCAAATTGCGCTTGGCTTTTCCATTATTTTAGTGCTCCTTACACTTATGGTTTGGCTACCGCTATTGCGTAATTCTAAAGTGGAAATGCACACCTCTTCCGTACAAACTATACAGAAAAGAATGTGGCAAAAACCTCTTGCTTGGGCCATTGCTGGAGCGATGGGCTTTCAATCATTTATATTCTATTGTAGTGCGGCATGGATTCCAGAAATATTTATTAGCCAGGGCTTGGATGCGACGTCAGCTGGTTGGATGGTATCAGTCATGCAGTTATCCCAAATTCCGATGACGTTTATCGTTCCAATTATTGCAGGGAAAATGACATCACAGCGCCCGATCGCTTTCTTATTTACGATTTGCTACCTCATTGGGTTTAGTGGGCTATTATTTGAATGGACAAGCCTTGCAGTCATCTGGATGATTTTTTTAGGCTTTGCAGGTGGTGCTTCTTTTGGCTTTTGCCTCATGCTGTTTACATTGCGGACGAATACCGCCTTTGAAGCAGCTGAATTATCAGGATTTGCACAAAGTATTGGCTATTTAGTCGCAGCAATTGGTCCCGTATTATTTGGATTTGTTCACGATGCTACGGACAGTTGGTTAGTACCACTAGTGTTATTTATTATTGTAGCGGTCCTACTATTTATTACTTCGTTTATAAGTGCAAAAAACCGTACAATATAA